CTCATCCTTCCGCACAACTTAGGCATGAATCCATAGATTGTGGAGAGAGGAGGGTTTAATTTTGATTTTATTTCAAAAAATAATTAATCAAAAGGTTAATTCCATAACCGCCGATGAACTGCTTCAGCTGGCTAAGCAAAATCAGCTATCCATCAGTCCAGCTCAGGCAGCTCAAATAGTTAAAGTGATCAAAGGAAAAAATGTGAACATCTTCAATGAAAACGAGAGAAGAAAACTTCTTGCCAGCATTTCTGCGATCACATCCCCCGCAACGGCACAGCAGGTGGACCTGCTGTTCAAGCAGTTTGTTAAATAGCTTATGTAAGTTGGATTCGGGCTATTACGGGTTTTCTTCATTTACAAAAAATACAGAAAGGCTGTCTTTAGGAGACAGCCTTCTGTTTGTTTACCCTGAATGAACGGGAAGCAAATCTCCCTGGGACGGGAGTTTCCCATTATTGACTGACGATTTTATCTAGTACCCCTTCATCAAATTCTTTAGATCGAAACATCTCAATCTCAAATTTGTAAGGCGGTTTTTTATTTTTCTTATCTTCCCCTACATAAGGAGTTTCCAATATTTTTGGCACATCTGCTAGAGAAGGATGATGCACGATGTTTAGAAGCGCATCAAAGCCAATATGTCCGAAACCAATGTTTTCATGGCGGTCTTTTCTGGCACCAATCGGGTTTTTGCTATCATTTACATGAAGAACTTTTAGTCGATCAAGCCCGATGATCCGGTCAAATTCCTCTAATACCCCATCAAAATTATTAATCAGGTCATAACCGGCGTCATGTGTATGGCAAGTATCAAAGCAGACAGATAAATGTTCATTGTAATGAACCCCATTCATAATCCGTGCGAGCTCTTCAAAGTTTGAACCAATTTCAGAGCCTTTTCCAGCCATCGTCTCCAGGGCAATTTGAACAGGCTGATCCTTGAGAAGCACTTCATTCAGCCCCTCAACGATTTTCCTAATGCCCTCTTCTGTTCCTGCCCCAACATGTGCACCTGGATGGAGAACAATCTGTTTTGCCCCGAGTGCGGCTGTCCGCTCAATTTCGGACCGCAAAAAGTTTACCCCAAGCTCAAATGTGTCCGGATTAACAGAATTCCCGATATTAATAATATAAGGAGCATGAACAATGATGTTGTCCATTCCATTTTCCTTCATATGAGCCTGTCCGGCCTCGATATTCAAATCTTCAATTTTTTTGCGTCTCGTGTTTTGAGGGGCACCTGTATAAATCATAAAGGTGTTTGCTCCGTAAGATGCTGCTTCCTGGCTCGCTGCCAGCAGCATATGCTTCCCGCTCATCGAGACGTGGGAGCCGATTCTAAGCATGCAAATCCCCTCCTATTTCTCTCTTCTCTTAATTCGGCGCTGCTTCTTCTTAATTTTATCCATTTCCCATTTCATGTGTCTTTTGTAGCCAGGCTTAACTTTTTTAGGCTTACGAATACCATGCTTCGCACGCTCATCAACTTCTCTATCTGTTTTCGGACGATTTTTTCTGCGATGGCGATCATCTGCATCCTTAAATTCTGAACCTTCAAGATCTTTGTATGCAAATGAGATACCCATTTTTTCAAGCTTCGCTAATGCATCTTCATCAGAAGTTTCGTAAATGGTTACAGCCAGTCCCGAATACCCTGCACGTGCTGTACGTCCTACACGGTGAATGTAAAAGTCCAAATCCTGAGGAAGCTCATAGTTGATGATATGGCTGACGCCCTCAATATCTATTCCACGTGCTGCAAGATCTGTTGCTACAACGTATTGATATTCCAGATCATTGACCTGTTTCATTACCTTTTTCCGTTCACGCGGAGGAAGTCCTCCATGAATCCGGCCAACTTTAAGACCTTTTGCAGCAAGCTCATCAGCTACAGCATCGGCCATTTTTTTCGTATTCGTAAAAACAATTGCAAGATATGGATTGTATGCAAGAAGCATATCATGCACAAGTTTCGTTTTATTGCGGTGTCTGAGCGGTAATAGCACATGCTCAATCTTTTCTGCCGCAGCCTGCTTGGGGGCAACATGCGTGAATTTAGGATTGGCCATGTATTTTTTCAAAAACGGCTTCAATTTTTCTGGAATGGTGGCAGAAAAAACGAGCATTTGAAGCTGTTCCGGCATTCCGCTAGCAATACGATCCACGTCCTCAAGAAAGCCCATATCCAAGATCATGTCGGCTTCATCGACGACAAATGATTTCGTATTATTAACATGAAGGGCGTTTACTTTCAGCAAATCATGCAATCTTCCTGGTGTTCCAATGACAATTTGAGGCTGCTGCTTCAGCTTATCAATGGAGCGCTGCTTGTCAGTTCCTCCAGTGAAGCACCTTGCCTGAATTTCCTGATCATGGTGGCTGATCAGCTTAAGGACTTCTTTGTATATTTGGTTTGCCAATTCCCTTGTCGGTGAAGTAATGACCACTTGTACGGATTGGGAAGCAGGATCCAGGTTATTTAATAACGGAAGCAAGTATGCATGGGTTTTTCCTGTCCCTGTCTGAGACTGGCCGATCACACTTTCCCCTTTAAGTATCGAAGGAATAATTCTCTCCTGTATTTCAGTAGGCTTCTCAAAGCCCAATTCTTTCACTGCGTCTATTAGAAACGGTTTAAGCTTTAATCGTTCAAATCTCTCCATAGTTGTATAAAACTCCCTTAATAATTTGCCTTCCTGTCTTATAGACGTTCCGTATCTGGACAGGTTTAACCATTTTCACATTATATACGAAAACAGGGCAAAACACCAACCTTGCAAAGTCTTTTCCAGTGAAAAGAAAAACCTTTTACCCGCTTATGCATACTCTGTAGTAGGTAACAGGATAGAAAGGAGTAAGACTATGTTTCCACAAAGACCTATGCCGCCCGGCGGCACACAGGGAAGAGGATTCATGCCGGGACCATTTTCAGGCGGAGGACCGTTTGCTGGCCGTGGCGGACCCCCTATTCCTGGAAATCGTCCATTTACAGGGCCGGCACCAGGAGCAAGAGGCATTTTTCAAGGAGGTAATTTCGGAGGATTTGGCGGTCCACAAGGATTTGGCGGCGGTCAGGGCTTTGGGGGCAGCCAAGGGTTTGGCGGGTTTGGAGGCTTCGGAGGACAGGTTCCAGGGGCCCAGCAGGCAGCTGGCGCAGGCAGCGGTGGAATTAGAGGCTTACTATCACGCTTTATCCCTTCAGCAGGCGGTGCCGGAAATATTGCAGGGGCTGCCCAGCAGGGAATCTCAGGTCTTGCCAATCCGTCCAATATAACGGGGATGCTTGGTAATGTTCAAAAGGTCCTCGGTATGGCTCAGCAAGTAACACCAATGGTCCAGCAATACGGTCCATTAGTCAGAAATCTCCCGGCAATGATTAAGATTTTCAGTCAAATGAACAGTGATGATGAGGATGACAGCAGCTCTTCTTCGGAAGAACAGCCAGAAAAAAAAGCTGAAAGCAAAACAGCCGTTAAGAAAAAAACAGAGCCATTATCCAATGAAGCTGATTATAGCTTAGAGAAACAAGACGAATTGTCTGAAGAGCCTTCAGCCAGAAAAGGCACGTCAAAACCTAGACTTTATGTATAAGAGTTTTGTATTCTTCCGCCCATTTCGCTATAATAATGTCAGGTAATGAGAAAAAAGGCCGGTTACCGGCTTTTTTCATTTTCGTTTCCTGATCATCCTTTAGGAGGAAGATACATGGATGTAATTAAGATTGCTCCCCGCGGATATTGCTATGGCGTTGTGGATGCGATGGTCATTGCGAAAAACGCGGCAATGGACAAAACCCTGCCAAGACCGATCTACATTTTGGGTATGATCGTTCATAATAAACATGTTACCGATGCTTTTGAAGAAGAAGGAATTATCACTCTGGACGGGACTAACCGTCTTGAAATCATGCAAAAAGTGGATAAAGGAACGGTTATTTTCACAGCGCATGGCGTCTCTCCGGAAGTCAGACGCATTGCCGAAGAAAAAGGCCTTGTGAGCATTGATGCTACATGTCCGGATGTAACGAGAACCCACGACTTAATCCGGGATGTAAAAGCCAAGGGTTATGAGGTAATCTATATCGGCAAAAAAGGCCATCCTGAACCAGAGGGTGCCGTTGGAGTGGCTCCGGAAATTGTTCACTTGATTGAGACGGTAGAGGATGCAGACGCTCTTGAAATCAATTCCGATAAAATTATCGTAACGAATCAGACTACAATGAGCCAATGGGACGTATACGATATTATGGAAAAGGTAAAAGACAAATTTCCCCATGTTGAATTTCATCAGGAGATTTGCCTTGCCACCCAGGTGCGCCAGGAGGCTGTTGCAGAACAGGCAAAAGAAGCTGACTTGACAATTGTTGTGGGTGATCCGAAAAGCAACAATTCAAACAGGCTGGCTCAGGTTTCAGAGCAGATTGCCGGCACACCGGCTTATCGGATTTCCAACCTTTCCGAGCTGAAACTGGAATGGCTGAAGGGCGTTAAGACAGTTGCGATTACTGCCGGCGCCTCTACTCCGACGCCAATCACAAAGGAAGTTATTACTTTTCTTGAGAAATACGAGGACGATGAAAATAAGGTTTGGGATGTTGTTCATGCTGTACCATTGAACAAAATCCTGCCGAAAGTACGGGTAAAAAAATAAGAAAAAGGTGTACCGGCGGATTTGCAGGTACACCTTTTTGATTTCTATTAGATAAACGTAAATGGATCTGTATGAACGGCGGATGGAATAATACTGACCTCATATTTCTTCTCTTCACATAGCGAGAGCATCAGGTCTGTTACTCCCTGTTTCATGACCTTTTCCACGTTATGGCCTGGGTCAATCACATTAAGGCCCATCATCATGGCATCATGTGCCGTATGGTAGTAAAGGTCTCCCGTAACATAAACATCTGCTCCACTGAATTTTGCGTCATAAAGATATTTATTTCCGTCTCCGCCGAGTACAGCACATTTCTTTACTTTCGCGTCTAAATCTCCAACGACCCGAACCGTTTCAACATTCAGCGCTTTTTTCACTTGTTCAGTAAATTCCCTGAGCGTGATTTCTCCTTCAAGCTTGCCGATTCTTCCAAGACCCATCTCAATGCCTTTTTGATCCAGGGTATGGATATCATAGGCGGGTTCTTCATACGGATGTGCCTTCATCATGGCAGAGACTACTTTTTTCTCGAGGTTCTCAGGAAAAACCGTTTCTATCCTGAATTCATCCGCCTCTTCAAGCTTCCCTGCTTCTCCGATAAACGGGTTCGCCCCTTCCAAGGGTAAAAAGCTTCCTGTCCCTTGTGCTGCAAACGAACAGCGGGAGTATTTACCGATACTCCCTGCCCCTGCATCTCCGATGGCTGTTCTAACCTCATCTTTATGTGATGCAGGTACGAATACCGTTAATTTTTTAAGTTTTTCCTCGTAGGTGGGAGATAAAACTTTTGTATCCTGTAAATTTAGAGCCTGAGCCAGCAAGTCATTGACACCGCCCTCTGCAACATCCAAATTTGTATGAGCCGCGTAAATGGCAATATCGTGTTTTATACATTTTTCAAGCAGCTGCCCAGCCGGCTGATCGGTCCTCAAAGCTTTCAGCGGTCTGAAGATCGGCGGATGATGGGCGATGATTAAATCGACATTCTGGCTAATGGCTTCATCAACTACTTCATCCAGAACATCCAGTGCAATCATCACCTGTTTAACCGGCTTATTAAGAGTTCCAACCTGAAGACCAATCTTATCTCCTTCAACTGCATAGCGTTTAGGAGAAAAGCTTTCAAACAGCTCAATGACCTCATATCCGTTCGGGATTTTGCTCATTCCAATACCTCCGATGCCATGGTTATCAAAGTCTCCATTTCTTCCCGCCTGCTTGTAGATTCATCTGTTGTTTTTCCTTTAGCAATTTGAGCAGCGACACTTTCCCAGTGGCGTTTTTCATGACTCCATTTTTTAATAAATACTTCATTTTTCTCTTCCATCAGAAATGGGCCAAACAAAATGGCAGATTCCTGTTTTTTTCCGTTATAAGGATGGAGGGGGTCGCCTTTTTCTGCTACAAGGACCTCATAGATTTTCAGATCCTCTTCCAGAATTTCTTCATGGATAAGCTCCCATCCATTTTCAATCAGCCAAGTCCGTATAAAATTCGCGTTTACATTCGGCTGAAGGATAAGGCGCTCGGTCTGATCAAGCTTGCTCTTTCCTTCCTCGAGGATCTTGGCAATCAGTCCTCCGCCCATTCCTGCAATGGTCACACATGTGGCCTCAGATGGGCGCAATACAGAAAGCCCATCCCCCTTGCGCACATCGATCCGGCTTGTTAATCCAGTCCTCTCCACCTGTTTGACTGCGGACTGATAAGGACCCTCCACCACTTCGCCAGCTATCGCCTTTTGAACCTTTCCGTTTATGGCCGCAAAGCATGGCAAATATGCATGATCCGATCCAATATCGGCTAAAACCGCTCCAGATGGAATAAAGTTCGCAACCGTGTATAGTCTTTTTGATAATTTCAATTCATTCATGATGTCACCTTTGTCCATAATTTATGTATACCTTCCCCTATTTTAGGTGAAGTGCTTCTTCATGTCCAACAGGCAAAACAAAAAAACCCCTTTTAAGGGGTCTAAGGCGCATTATTTTAACTCTGAAACCCATTTTGCCATTTCATCGAGTTTCTTTTCATCTGGAACCAGATTAGCCGGCATTCCGCCGCCCCCGTTTTTAATTCTTTCTTTGATGGCATTTACATCCAAATCATTACCAGCGAGTTTTGGACCAACGCCGCCCTCATAGTTTTCTCCATGACAGGAAATACACTTTCCTTTATAAATTTCCTCAGGAGACAGTTTCGCAATATCCTCTTGTTTAGGCTTCTCTTTCTCTCCGCCAGCCATTTCTTTCCCGTCACCAATCCCTTTTACTGAAAAAAAGAGCATTAATCCTATACCGAAAAGAGCAATTAAGGCAAAAGGAATAAGCGGATTCCGTTTCATTTTTTCTCCTCCCAGACTTCGTCTCTCTCTATATGTATTATAGATGTAAACTTCCTTCATTTTACTTTATATTAGAGGGAAGGAAAAGAGAATTAGTCCAATTTCATCCAAAAAACCAGCTTTTCCCTAAATTCTTTTCAGCAGCCGATCTGTCTTGCAATAACCATTCTTTGAACTTCACTCGTTCCCTCGCCGATTTCAAGCAGCTTTGCATCACGCAAATACCTCTCAACATGGTAATCCTTCATATAGCCATAGCCGCCATGAATTTGGATGGCCTGATTGGTGACTTCAGAACAAATTTCAGAAGCGTAGAGCTTGCACATAGATGCTTCCTTTGTAAAAGCTTTACCCTGATCCTTAAGCCAGGCTGCTTTATATACCATCGTTCTGGCGAGCTCAATTTTCATGGCCATATCAGCGAGCTTAAATTGTATTGCCTGAAAAGCTGACAAGCTTCTGTTGAATTGCTTCCGTTCTTTAGCGTAATTCAGCGCTTTTTCAAATGCAGCCTGTGCAATTCCTACTCCCATTGCCCCAATCCCAATGCGGCCGCCATCCAATGTAATGAGGAATTGTTTAAATCCTCTGCCTCTCTCACCAAGCAGGTTTTCCTCAGGCACCGTGACATCCTCCAGAACCAATTCAGTCGTGTTTGAAGCGCTTAGCCCCATTTTTTCGTAATTGTCAATGACTGAAAACCCTTCGGCATCGGTTGGGACAATAATAGCGCTTATTTCCTTATGACTTCCGTCTCTCCCTGTTATAGCAGTTAGAGCTAAAAATTTCGCATAGGATGCATTGGTAATGAAGCATTTGCTTCCGTTAATTAAAAAGCTGCCATCCTTTAAGACCGCTTCAGTAGCTGTTCCGCCAGCATCTGAACCAGCGTTAGGCTCTGTTAGCCCAAAGGCTCCCAATGACTCCCCTGAGCAAATTTTCGAAAGATACTTTTGCTTTTGCTCGGTTGTTCCAAATAAATTGATGGGCGCTCCCCCAAGTGAAATATGTGCAGAGTATGTAATACCAGTCGAAGCGCAGGCTCTGCTCAATTCCTCCGTTACAATAGCAAAACTCACGGTATCTGCTCCAGCTCCCCCGAATTCTTCAGGGAAAGGTAGGCCCAGCATGCCCATATCTCCAAGCTTTTTAAATATCTGCTTTGGAAATTCCTTTGTTTTATCTCTTTCTTCAGCTCCCGGTGCTACTTCAGCATCCGAAAATTCCCTTATTGTCCGTTGAATCATTTTTTGTTCAGCCGTTAAATCAAAGTTCATCCAATCCCCCCTGAATGTTGAACACGCTTACATTATTATTATAAGAGGAAAGGAATATTTTCACAACTTTTTAAAAATTTAATATTTTTTCGCAAACTAACGTTCTTTCATTTTTATTATAAAAGCTGTTAAATTTGGCTGTTGACTGCAGTTAGCAGGCGTTCGCTTTCCACTCCAATCAACAAGTGTTTACAATCAATACCATGCTTTAATTTTAGAAAAGGAAAGAGCCAATTGAAAGCAAAATGCCTGCCAATCCAGCGATAAAAAAAGAACGCGTTTTAAAGCGAACAGCAAAAGTGATCCAGATGAAGCTATGTATAATGATGGCAATTGCGGAGGAAGGTCCTTTCGGCAGATGGGCTATGCCAATCCCTGTTAAACTAAGAAGCAATAGCAGCAGGAACAAGACCCCCATATAATAAAAAAACATCCTTTGGCCTCTGCTCATTTTCAATGCTGGAATCACACATATTACAAATCCTGTAAGAAGACTCATTTGCATTGGAGGATTCATTTCAGTAAAATAGACAAAAAGAGATACAGGAAGTAGCAGCAGAATGATATAAGCCATTAATAAAGCGGACCGCTTCTTTTTCGTTACCTGCTCCTCTTGCTTTCCGCCTGTGTATAAGGCTAGCAGAAAGTCACAATAGGTTTCCGGAAGCAGTTTGTTGATCTTCCAATGCTTTATTTCATCGACAATTATTTGTTTTCTTTCACTATTCATTGGTGCCATTCCCCATTTGTCATGTTATTCACCTTAAGGGTAAAGAAAAATTTCAGCTTTTTTCACCTGATAGGGATAAGCGGATGATTTTATAAAACCGAATGATCGAGACCCTCATACTGCGGCCGCAGCTGACTTTAAGATGAAAAGTAACATGGAAATTTTATCTTATAGCTATATTTTAATAATATTTGTTTTGTTCGTAAATACAAATAAGATAGAAAGCGCTTTCCTTTTTGTCTGATTCAGCAAACATTGCATATAGTGGACTCCTGGATATGTAGTCCCGTGGTTCATTACCAATCATGTTCGCTAAGAACAGCCATTTTCTGTGAACAGACAAAAAAAAAGAAAGACGGACACCCGCCTTTCCTTTTCTATTCCAAGAAATCCTTAAGCCGCTTGCTTCTGCTTGGATGACGCAATTTTCTTAATGCTTTCGCCTCGATTTGGCGGATACGCTCACGAGTTACACCGAACACTTTTCCAACTTCTTCAAGCGTTCTGGTACGGCCGTCATCTAATCCGAAACGCAGTCTGAGAACATTCTCTTCTCTGTCTGTCAGCGTATCAAGGACATCCTCAAGCTGTTCCTTGAGCAATTCATATGCTGCATGCTCAGATGGAGATGTTGCATCCTGATCTTCAATAAAATCACCAAGGTGTGAATCGTCTTCTTCGCCAATCGGTGTTTCAAGAGATACTGGCTCTTGTGCAATTTTCAGGATTTCCCGTACTTTTTCCGGGGTTAAATCCATATCTTCTGCAATTTCCTCCGGTGATGGCTCACGGCCAAGGTCCTGCAGGAGCTGTCTTTGAACACGAATAAGCTTATTAATGGTTTCCACCATATGAACGGGAATTCTTATCGTACGGGCCTGATCGGCAATTGCACGTGTAATAGCCTGGCGGATCCACCATGTTGCATACGTACTGAATTTGTAGCCTTTACGGTAGTCAAATTTTTCTACCGCTTTCATCAGACCCATGTTTCCTTCCTGAATCAAATCAAGGAAGAGCATGCCGCGTCCTACGTAGCGTTTAGCGATACTTACAACAAGACGAAGGTTTGCTTCCGCTAAACGGCGTTTAGCTTCTTCATCACCATCTTCTATTCTTTTGGCCAATTCAATTTCTTCATTAGCAGATAGAAGATCGACACGACCAATTTCTTTTAAGTACATCCGTACCGGGTCGTTGATTTTAACCCCTGGCGGCACACTGAGATCATTCAGGTCAAACTCTTCTTCTTTAGCTAAATCCTGTATGTTAGGGTCTTCTGCTTCACCGTTTTCACCTTGAAGCTCAACGCCCTGTTCACCAAGAAATTCATAATACTCATCCATTTGGTCTGATTCCATTTCAAAGCTGGACATACGTTCTGCAATTTCCTCATATGTCAATGAACCACGCTTTTTGCCGATCTCCGTTAGCTGATCTTTCACTTGCTCAAGCGTCAGTTCTGTATCATGGGTTTGTTTGTCAGCCATTGGATCCCCTCCTTCCAAACTCTTGCAGCCTTTTCAGGCAGTTAAATTTTGCGCTGCCTTATTGTAAGACTGCTGGGTTGCTATAGATGAACTCCATATATAATGGACGGTCATTTTCGAATGATTAAGATTTAAATGAGCGTTTAAGCTGAACGATTTCCATGGCAATTCTAGCCGCTTTGACAAAATCCCTTTGCCTTTCCGCTTCATTTTTTTCAGCTTCTTTCTGCTGAAGATCCCGGGTTTTCGGATGATTTAAAATCTGTCTCATATAGTCCTGGATCTCGAGAGGAGAAGGCTCATCACTGATTTGAATCATGGCTATGTCTGACACGGCAGACATAAGCTCTTTGCTGGGAAGCCGCTGGATAAAGGAGCTGATCTTTTCGTCAGTTGCTTCTTCATAATAGGCATATAAATAAGTGGCAATTACCTTGTGTTCTTCAATATTAAATTGAAGTCCAAGTGTATCAAGCACCTTTTGTGCTGCATCCCTGCTCTTGAGCATATGAGCCAGAAGCATTCGCTCTGCATTATGATAGGCAGGCAGTAGAGTCTTGCGTTTACGGGGAGCCATCGGTTTCTCAGCCGCTGCCTTTTTTTGCACCCCGATCTCCTTCGGCCTTCCAGAGGTCCGAATCACTTCAGAAAGCCGTTCCTTCAAAATGCTCATATCCAGTGAAAACTCCTGTGAAAGCTGCCTTAGATAGATCTCTTGTTCCAGCGGATTTTGCATATCGGCAAATTCTTTTAAGATTTGCTCAATATATTGCAGTCTTTCCGCTTCATTTTGAAGATTTTTTCCTCTTTTGTAATAATGCATTTTAAAGGCCATTACCGACACGCTGGCCCCTATTACATCCTGGCGGAACTTTTCTGCTCCGAACCGGTTAATGTAGTCATCGGGGTCAAGTCCGTCCGGTATCATGGCAACCTTAACGGATGCTCCAGCCTGATTCAGTGTTTTTGCCGAACGCAGTGTCGCTTCAAGGCCGGCTTTATCTGAATCGTAGCAAATGATAATCTCAGCACTGTTTCTCTTCAGAATCTTTGCCTGCTCCTCAGTCAGTGCAGTGCCCATTGCAGCAACAGAGTGTTCAACCCCTGCCTTAGAAGCAGAGATCACGTCTGCAAAGCCTTCTAAAAGAACAGATTGCTGATGCTTCCTGATATGTAGCCTTGCCTTATGAAAGTTATAAAGCACCTTGCTTTTATTAAACAGTTTGGTTTCAGGGCTGTTTAAATATTTGGGCTGTTCATCTGTCAAAACCCGCCCTGAAAAAGCAATGGTGTTTCCGTGATGATCAAGAATTGGAAACATGATCCGGTTTCTGAAACGGTCAAGAAACTCTTTCCCGTCGTTCTTCCTGACCAGCAGACCCGCCTGTTCCATTAGCGGCAGACTGAACCCTCTGGCCGAGAGGAATTTAGATACAAAATTCCAGGAAGGCAGTGCAAAGCCAATTTCAAATTGTTCAATGGATTCTTTTGTAAACCCTCTTAGCAAAAGGTAATCCAATGCGTCCTGGCCCTCTTTTGTATTTACCAGCAAATGGTGGTAAAATTTCTTTAAGAGGTCATGCGCTTTCAGCATAGCAGCAGTATCATCATCCTGCTTTTCATGACTGGAGGAAGAGACCAGCGCGACTTCCTCAGGCAAAGCTATTCCTTCTTTCTCGGAAAGCTGCCGGACAGCCTCTACGAATTCATACCCTTCCATTTGCATTAAGAAAGAAAATACGTTCCCTCCTGCTTTGCAGCCAAAACAATGAAAAATCTGCTTGTCAGGTGAAACAGAAAATGATGGAGTATTTTCTCCATGAAATGGACAAAGCCCAAAATAATTTCGCCCCTGTTTATTTAACTGGACATATTCTCCGATGATATCGACAATGTCCACGGACTGCTGAATCTTATTTACAGCGTCCTCAGGAATTCTCTGAGCCATTCTAACATCCCCGTGTTTG
The Metabacillus sp. FJAT-52054 genome window above contains:
- the dnaG gene encoding DNA primase → MAQRIPEDAVNKIQQSVDIVDIIGEYVQLNKQGRNYFGLCPFHGENTPSFSVSPDKQIFHCFGCKAGGNVFSFLMQMEGYEFVEAVRQLSEKEGIALPEEVALVSSSSHEKQDDDTAAMLKAHDLLKKFYHHLLVNTKEGQDALDYLLLRGFTKESIEQFEIGFALPSWNFVSKFLSARGFSLPLMEQAGLLVRKNDGKEFLDRFRNRIMFPILDHHGNTIAFSGRVLTDEQPKYLNSPETKLFNKSKVLYNFHKARLHIRKHQQSVLLEGFADVISASKAGVEHSVAAMGTALTEEQAKILKRNSAEIIICYDSDKAGLEATLRSAKTLNQAGASVKVAMIPDGLDPDDYINRFGAEKFRQDVIGASVSVMAFKMHYYKRGKNLQNEAERLQYIEQILKEFADMQNPLEQEIYLRQLSQEFSLDMSILKERLSEVIRTSGRPKEIGVQKKAAAEKPMAPRKRKTLLPAYHNAERMLLAHMLKSRDAAQKVLDTLGLQFNIEEHKVIATYLYAYYEEATDEKISSFIQRLPSKELMSAVSDIAMIQISDEPSPLEIQDYMRQILNHPKTRDLQQKEAEKNEAERQRDFVKAARIAMEIVQLKRSFKS